From Juglans regia cultivar Chandler chromosome 6, Walnut 2.0, whole genome shotgun sequence, the proteins below share one genomic window:
- the LOC108979769 gene encoding uncharacterized protein LOC108979769, translating into MPNAMDRADTEMMETETGAAQPEVASNTGQNDVVRGLLTLARQLIDQGKPSQALQAVVMAMRAEGGDEAVFQSLNRARELYRSRLQENAAADQLASLFAECAIVEAQPLKTGSSLNNVVVPSVLPEDAHVASILAETGRMQVVLDAFSDGSSFICLQCGGLVSNHRKEEHYAYWCCQI; encoded by the exons ATGCCGAATGCCATGGACCGTGCGGACACGGAAATGATGGAGACCGAGACTGGCGCCGCACAACCGGAGGTGGCATCCAACACCGGCCAAAATGACGTCGTCAGAGGGTTACTCACATTGGCTCGCCAACTCATCGATCAAGGAAAACCTTCCCAGGCCCTCCAAGCG GTTGTAATGGCAATGAGAGCTGAAGGTGGGGATGAAGCTGTATTTCAGTCTCTGAATCGTGCTCGTGAACTTTACAGAAGTAGACTGCAAGAAAATGCTGCTGCTGATCAGCTGGCTTCTTTGTTTGCCGAGTGTGCAATTGTTGAAGCCCAGCCTTTAAAAACTGGATCATCGTTGAATAACGTGGTTGTCCCATCAGTTTTACCAGAGGATGCCCATGTTGCTTCTATACTGGCAGAAACTGGGAGGATGCAAGTAGTGCTGGATGCATTCTCAGATGGGAGCAGCTTCATTTGCTTGCAGTGTGGGGGTCTTGTTAGTAACCATCGGAAAGAGGAGCACTATGCCTACTGGTGTTGCCAAATCTGA